The Dreissena polymorpha isolate Duluth1 chromosome 4, UMN_Dpol_1.0, whole genome shotgun sequence region tgtttttggtttgaacatgacaaatcttttttattgcttaaatcgattcagctaagaatgcccgtcaagaaaaggtatggttatgggggtctctttgtgcaaaatgttgtatttattttcgctcaaagttgtcgcttttacatcgaaacatataaggaaactatttagtatattttgacctaaacatttacttcagcagcatcttccctgtatcttgcaactatgctttcagcgccatcggcgctctcgttatttttagctcacctcagcacaataagagcttttgtgattgctttttgtccgtcatgcgttgtGCAGCataaatatttgccttgttaacactctagaggccacatttattgtctgatcttaataaaatttggtcagaagatttgtgccaatgatatcttggatgatttcaaaaatggtGTCAGTTggtataaaaacatggccgcttAAGGGCgtggcatatttccttatatggctatagtaaaaccttgttaacattctacaagccacatttattgtctgaactttatgaaactcggtcagaagatttgtcccaaagatatcttggatgtgtttgtaaaatggttccggttggttgaaaaacatggccgtcagggcgcggggcattttttccttatatgtctatatattaCTATAGTaaaatactctagaggccacatttattgtctggtcttcatgaaacttagtcagaagatttgtcccaacgagttcaaaaatggttccatttggttgaaaaacatggccgcgagggggtggggcatttttccttatatggtttaattaaaaaaaataaacactccAAAAGTCACTTGTatagtccaatattcatgaaacttggttagaacatttgttctaatgatatcttggaagagtagGAACATAGTTCTTTTCtgatgaaaaacatggtcgcccgAGGGGgaagggcattttttcttatatggctattgtaaaactttgttaacactctataggccacatttattgtccgatcttcatgaaacttggtttgaagatttttcccaattatattttggatgagtttgaaaatggttccagttggttggaAAACATTGCCACCTTGGGGCGGGTCATTTATCCAAATATGGATAAagtaaaaacttgtaaacactcttaaagtcacatttattatccaatcttcatttaacttggtcagcatatttgtttaaatgatatgttggatgtgttcgaaaatggttccagtctgttgaaaaacgtggccaccAGGGTTtggggaatttatccttatatggctatagtaaaaccttgttagcactcttaaagttacatttattgttcacttttcatgaaagttggtcagaacatttgttcttatgacatcttgggctgcaaagaacaccTCAGTTCCTTTGTATCCTAGGTGAGCaattttgggcctttcaggctcttGTATGTTGTTGGTATAAAAATGTGTATGGAAACGACAAAATATAAGgccattttgtatttttaacatgGTGTCtaaaattgttattatttgaaTTTTGAAAGATCAAATCACATATTGTCAACGTGTAATGAATTTTGATTGGTCAACTTTTGTGTTGGCTGTCATATTTATGCATTGTTTTTCTCAATAATAGAGTTTGAGATTTTCCTTGTACTTGATAGCACATGAAGGAGATTCTCGTCGAATCTAACCATGTTAATCATTGGTATTGCATGAAAATGTTGAAACATGACTATTGCTTCTGATTGGTTCTTAGTACAAATCAAGTATGCTAATATCATTCGTGTTACTATTCATTTTAGGAGGACAAAGAGAAAAAGAGACTCGAGCAGCTTGAAAAGAAAAAAGAACTTGCAAAGATGGCAGATGAGGAGCTGGAAAGTCTCAAGTCTGggaaacctaaacaaacaaagcTAACAAGAGCTCAGATAGAGGCTGAACAAGAACGACAGAGACAAGCTGCTGCTGCTGGtacttaaatttgtttaaaacttacatattgtcatttttatgccctcgaaggagggcatatagtgatcgcactgtccgtctgtcagtccgtcacactttgcgtttaggtttcgacaaATGCtaacttctttgtcgcttcagatgtacgcttcatatttggtatgcatgtgtatatggacaaggctttttcatacgcacacaaattttgacccctttgaccttgaccttgaacttaaagtccgcttttaggtttcaaaaaatgagtttaggtttcgaaaaatgctcataacttctatcaaggcgtttattgggggcatatgtcatcctatggagacagctcttgttgtaatatattatgatgagattttaatgaacaatttaatttaattaatcttTCATATCAACAGATGTGTGTTTTCTTCTTGTAAGaatttgtaagtttttttaaaatgaaattgtcATTCTTTTAAATTATGACTTTTTATTGTTTATTCACATGGTCGAACCTTGTATACTTTATTGCCTTATTCATGATTATTTTTGTAAGTAACGTTTATTTATCTTCGCAGCTGCTAAAGAGAAGGAACGTGTGCACCATGAAGTTCCCCTGGAAACAAACATCAACAGGCTGGAGGATGATGCCGAGGCAGCCAGGACAGTGGAAGATGCCATCTCAGTACTCAGGTATACTGCTTTACATTaattacttaaccctttacctctcagGCATGCATTTTGACCTTGTTTGTAGTGTTctagaaaatataattatatcaaagaCCTTTTCATACGcccgttttttttaaacgggacgtattatagtttcacccttggcgggcagcgtccacagcagtgtccgctctctaattcaaatagttttcatccgatcttcaccaaacttggtcagaagttgtgactagacaaaatctaggtcaagttcgaatatgggtcatgccggatcaaaaactaggtcactgggtcacttagtgcatttcaaggattaagcatggtgtccgctctctaattgaagtagtttttacccgatcttcaccaaatttggtctgaagttgtgtctagatgatatgtaggtcaagttcaaatatgggtcatgcccggtcaaaaactaggtcacgaggttacttagtgcatttcaagcatttagcatggtgtccgctctctaattgaagtagtttttatctgatcttcacctaatttggtcagaagatgtatctaggTGATATgaaggtcaagttggaatatgggtcatgcagggtcaaaaacgaggtcactaggtcacatagtgcatttcaagcatttagcatggtgtcccctctctaaatgaagtagttttcatctgatcttcaccaaatttagtcagatgttacatctaaatgatatgtaggtcaagttcaaatatgggtcatgccaggtcaataactaggtctcgaggtcacttagtgcatttcaagcattgagcatggtgtccaaaactttcgaacgggcgtatcttgtgacagtttactTGTTTACTATAGATtcaggttttaaaggcttcatttccaaccctaatatACTAGTAAGTAGCAAACAGCTTAAAAGCTGAACAACCTACGAGTTACTGggaggctattctggttttatgctggttgcgtAAAGCGATTTTTACTTTGCTAAAGTGGAAAGGGGTTAAGTGAAATGATTCACTTAGTTTCTGAAATCCTTTAAAAATTGACTGCATGGCACAAAATGTTTTAACACGTATATTTTTCTGGCAACTTCATTTCTGTAATTCCCTTGGTTTGAATATGAAATGCTTGATATATCTTTCACATTGTTTGAGTGTATGTTTTTATGGTTGTCGTCATTCATGGTTACACTTTTAAAGTTGTCACTAGTATTGATGACGTGTTGTATGTAACACTTGTCTCTGTTGCTGAATGTCTCATTTAACTcgttaccactcagatatgcattttaaccttgtttgttgtcccttagaacaTTAAATTAAGTCAAAGATcattcttaatagattcaagatttaaaaggcttcatttctaaccataagatactgatgagcagcaaacagcacaatacCTGTCAGTGAGTAGCCAGCAAGAAACTTGCtggctgttgtggttttatgctggctGCACAAAGCGGTTTtccctttgcttctgagtgggaaatggttaagaGATGCAAGGGTTGGACATAATACAACTAATGCAGACAGTCCATCATTCATCATTCATCATATCGCAAATATTCAATATCCGGACATTGCGTGTCCCTGTTCCTGTGTCCCTAGCTTAATGGATGATCAATGGTTAATACCAGATGCAATTTATGAATATTTTACCACAAATGTTCAATAATATAATTTGTCGACGGCATGTAGTCTGAAATAACTGTACTTGACCTTCTTTAAAAAATTGACTTACTCAGGAATTAGTTTAATGTCCTTATAATGTACAAATGTGTTGAAACCCAGATTACAACTATTACATGTACAAGTATAATATGAAATGGGCTCAAAGTGCTTAAGGTTAGTGACTGTGATCACTATAATGAGGCTATTTAGTGCGATTGTTGTAGTGTGCTCAGTAATGTGTTGTAAACGTTTACCGGTAGCTCATTACCAatctagatgccacatttttctaccaatcttgatgaaacttggtcagaatgttaatcttgacaatatctttgCTGACTTTGATTTTGTGTCACGTTAATTAAAAATTGCCACCAGCCAAGTCTTAGTTACCTCTCTAGATTCATGTATGATGCAATCTTGATATAACAATGTCAGTTTGTTCATTTGGACAATATCTAAGCTAAGTTTGAACCTGGGTCATGTGCGTCCCAAAACTAGGCCACGAGGTTAAAATCTTGTTACTTCACTAGAGGCCACATAATTGATTCAATCTTGATTACCGgtaaacttagtcagaatatttatctttccAATATCCGGTAATAACCATCTCCCTAcctgaaaggtgaaggtcacacatTAAGGTCATAATTCAAAATTGGAGATTAAACAGCATAAAAATTCCTGTCACTGCCATTGACTGTGACACATTGATGGATTAGGAATAATTTAACAGAACTGCATCAGAAGACAATGGTCTTGATTATAACTTTTCACACTAaattaaaggtcaaggtgacacttactagttcaaagatcaaaattggcaataaaacaGCTTGTTTGCACTGtagtttttaaattaattttgcttTTTAAGAAGACTTACCACAAAGGACAATTATGAGGATGTGCAACATTTGCCTCCCTACTTTACCATACATtgatgaatttaaaaaataacatcaaGTGCAATTTATTACAAGACAACATGTCGATGTTTAAATACGTCTCACtacctcaaatgtcaaggtcacatttcaAAGATCAAAGTTGATCTTATAACAGCTTTTTTGGACAGTAACAACGATGGCGACTCTGTGTGTTAGATCTGTTACCCTGCCTAAAAGGAAATGGTCACACCTAGAGGTCAAAAATCTAATTTAGCTATAAAACTGCTGGTCCAGGCTGTAACTTTTTCATTCATCAATGCAATTACCTTGtatatgccaagtggactcttccatccttctaaattggatcaatttatttctaaaattagggatgcctagtatatttatttctatatttagaatatttcttaaagaaattcctttaagcaaacagcgcagacccagatgagacgccgcatcatcatctgggtctacgctgtttgccaaggcctttttttctagacgctaggcaaaaatgggttaaaaacaatttaaaacaaatgatttAAATGAGGATATTGGATGTTCCTTGTATCACCTCACCTGTATCAATACATAAAAGGTCAAGGTTTTGGAATGTGTCTTGTTCATTTAGgtctattttattgattttacttCTATCAGGTAAAGTGTTCAACAATTGGTTTGCGTGACCTCAGGTAAGCGATTATGGGTTGTCTTGTCCCTCTTGTTTACAAACTCAAGTCAAATGGCTATTTGAGCCGAtatcttggaaaactgggctaatattaatgtgcgtaaagtgtcatcccaggttagcctgcgCAATTTGCACATGCACATcaggacgagactttccgcttaaactgtattttttactaataataaactttatttaaacaaaaaattccttaaaagcggaaagtgcgaGCGCTGATTTACTAATGTGGACTTCATAGACTACTTAGGGATGATCTCATTTCTGAATCTTGTTGCAGTGTCAAGGAGCCAGATTTGGAGAAGCATCCTGAGAAGAGGATGAAAGCAGCCTTTATAAAGTATGAGGAGGACAATTTACCGAGGTTAAAACAAGAGAATCCCAATATGAGACTATCTCAGTTgaaacaaattttgaaaaaagaCTGGATGAAAGCTCCTGAAAACCCTATGAATCAACTGACAGCTGCTTACAATGAAAAACGTTAGCTGGCGTTGTTGTTTGATGGTGTAGAGACGGAATGAAAGTATTTATTTGAAAGATTTGTTGCCAGGTTACATAGTGGTTATAAGTTCAGAACCAgcgtttatttttgttaaaaatagttctGAATGGAAGTCGCACAAAAAGAATGGGTAATATATCCTAATATAGTAGTTCAGCTTTATGTTTTGGGTTGtcttaaaataactaaaatagttttatttcaaatacaatgtTTGTACACTATTCTTTTATACAAGTATTAATGTCTAATAAGCATAAATCTATTGCCAGTTACAGGTACAATTAAGTTTGAAAAatcatttattgtcccctactggtttcaccagaggggacttatggtttgtgctctgtgtgtctgtcagtctgtctgtcagtccgtcagtctgtcacacttttctggatcctgcaataactttaaaagttcttcatagtttttcatgaaacttaaaagatggatagatggcaatatggacattatgcacgtaatttcatt contains the following coding sequences:
- the LOC127880131 gene encoding coiled-coil domain-containing protein 124-like, translated to MEDKEKKRLEQLEKKKELAKMADEELESLKSGKPKQTKLTRAQIEAEQERQRQAAAAAAKEKERVHHEVPLETNINRLEDDAEAARTVEDAISVLSVKEPDLEKHPEKRMKAAFIKYEEDNLPRLKQENPNMRLSQLKQILKKDWMKAPENPMNQLTAAYNEKR